One genomic segment of Kordiimonas sp. SCSIO 12603 includes these proteins:
- the plsY gene encoding glycerol-3-phosphate 1-O-acyltransferase PlsY, with protein MSIELAIVLVGSYLLGSVPFGLVFTKLAGLGDIREMGSGNIGATNVLRTGRKDLALATLLLDAGKGAIAVLLTRYLADEWMAVYAGMAAFMGHCFPVYLKFKGGKGVATFIGTLLAISPVMGAATVGAWLLSALVFRISSLSALIAAVAAPIINYVLVGGNSWMPIAFMTAMIYYRHQENIGRILKGEEPKIGKKK; from the coding sequence ATGTCAATTGAACTCGCGATTGTTCTGGTCGGAAGTTATCTTCTGGGTTCTGTACCTTTCGGGCTTGTTTTCACTAAACTTGCTGGTCTTGGTGACATTCGTGAAATGGGGTCCGGCAATATTGGTGCAACAAACGTACTCCGCACAGGCCGGAAAGACTTAGCTCTTGCCACTCTACTTCTTGATGCAGGTAAAGGAGCTATTGCGGTGCTTCTTACCCGTTATCTAGCAGACGAATGGATGGCCGTTTATGCAGGCATGGCTGCCTTTATGGGCCACTGCTTCCCTGTTTATCTAAAGTTCAAGGGCGGTAAAGGCGTTGCAACCTTCATTGGTACTTTGCTTGCTATTTCACCAGTTATGGGGGCTGCAACTGTTGGCGCTTGGTTGCTTTCTGCACTCGTTTTCCGCATCTCATCCCTTTCAGCGCTTATCGCTGCAGTTGCCGCACCAATTATAAATTACGTTTTGGTCGGTGGTAACAGTTGGATGCCCATCGCGTTCATGACCGCGATGATCTATTACCGCCATCAGGAAAACATCGGACGTATCTTGAAAGGCGAAGAGCCAAAGATTGGTAAAAAGAAATAA
- the pyrC gene encoding dihydroorotase produces the protein MATLYKNARLIDPSNETDVKGDLLVENGLIAEIGENITTPEGAEIVDCKGRILSPGIIDMRSHSVDSAAAAAGGITTVILQPNQTTLIDSDAVVERIRRRSEDGNSVRVYPMGAATQGMSGEQVAEIGQMQESGAVAFTDCNKAVSNPLVMRRLLEYSGYFGALIVQYAQDASLAADGFAHEGELATRLGLAGIPAAAEVIQIERDARLSELTGSPVHFALVSSREGVEAVRRAKAQGIKITCATAPHYLMLNDNALEGYRTFAKVLPPLRSEEDRLALIAGLADGTIDVMVSDHNPKSADVKRLPLGQAAAGIVGAETLLALTLSVVHSGKVELMTALKALISTPAQLLKLPYGTLKKGAPADLMIFDAEKPWRILSEEFKSVAKNTPFDTVPVQGQVWRTIVGGKTLFNQEA, from the coding sequence ATGGCAACTCTCTATAAGAATGCCCGCCTTATTGATCCGTCAAACGAAACGGATGTCAAAGGCGATCTACTGGTTGAAAACGGGCTAATTGCCGAAATCGGTGAAAACATCACAACACCTGAAGGCGCAGAGATTGTGGACTGCAAAGGCCGTATTCTCAGCCCTGGTATTATTGATATGCGCTCTCACAGCGTGGATAGTGCGGCAGCTGCAGCTGGGGGTATCACCACCGTAATTCTTCAGCCTAACCAAACAACTCTGATTGATAGCGATGCAGTAGTAGAGCGTATTCGCCGCCGATCAGAAGATGGTAACAGTGTTCGCGTTTACCCAATGGGTGCGGCCACCCAAGGTATGTCTGGCGAGCAAGTAGCTGAAATCGGCCAGATGCAGGAATCTGGCGCCGTTGCATTCACCGACTGTAATAAAGCTGTGAGCAACCCACTCGTAATGCGCCGTCTACTTGAATATTCAGGATATTTTGGCGCACTAATCGTGCAGTATGCACAGGATGCCAGCCTCGCAGCAGATGGTTTTGCTCACGAAGGCGAACTTGCAACTCGTCTCGGCCTGGCTGGCATTCCAGCTGCGGCAGAAGTCATCCAGATTGAACGGGATGCTCGCCTCTCAGAACTCACAGGATCACCTGTTCACTTTGCATTGGTTTCATCTCGAGAAGGCGTAGAAGCAGTAAGACGTGCTAAAGCACAAGGGATTAAAATCACCTGTGCAACAGCACCGCACTATCTGATGCTTAACGACAACGCCCTAGAGGGTTACAGAACCTTTGCCAAGGTACTGCCACCTCTGCGAAGTGAAGAAGATAGATTAGCACTCATTGCAGGACTTGCTGATGGTACAATTGATGTGATGGTAAGCGACCATAACCCAAAGAGTGCTGATGTTAAGCGTCTACCTCTTGGTCAAGCGGCGGCCGGCATTGTCGGAGCAGAAACACTGCTCGCTCTCACGCTTTCTGTTGTTCATTCTGGCAAGGTTGAATTGATGACAGCTTTAAAAGCCCTTATCTCAACCCCTGCCCAACTCCTCAAATTGCCTTATGGCACTCTCAAGAAAGGCGCACCAGCTGATCTCATGATCTTTGATGCGGAAAAGCCTTGGCGCATTCTTTCGGAAGAATTTAAATCAGTTGCGAAGAACACACCGTTTGATACGGTGCCTGTCCAAGGCCAAGTTTGGCGCACAATTGTTGGCGGTAAAACGCTTTTTAATCAGGAAGCATAA